A single window of Taeniopygia guttata chromosome 1, bTaeGut7.mat, whole genome shotgun sequence DNA harbors:
- the GJA3 gene encoding gap junction alpha-3 protein codes for MGDWSFLGRLLENAQEHSTVIGKVWLTVLFIFRILVLGAAAEEVWGDEQSDFTCNTQQPGCENVCYDKAFPISHIRFWVLQIIFVSTPTLIYLGHVLHIVRMEEKRKEKEELKKKGNSKDGNYPVAAASVSGGGGGSSNVKDQSIVKRGKEKLPIRDERGRIRMGGALLRTYVFNIIFKTLFEVGFIVGQYFLYGFELKPVYQCSRSPCPHTVDCFISRPTEKTIFIIFMLVVASVSLLLNMLEIYHLGWKKLKQGMTSQYILEMPVATMTPVMVTGESKPVSLPPPAPPVVVTTATPPPVLPDTRAVTPLLAPVTMASYYATGAPRPRPPSNTTSMASYPAAPQVPEERHRAVTPTPISTPVTIPTPIPTPTPAVINYFNSSSRALTSEQDWVNMAAEHQGKVSSSSAGSSTPSSVRHPLPEQEEPLEQLLPPPAVLPIASANSGSSTSLSGASGSKWDMEGEAELSGARPVSAACTTVEMHEPPLLVDTRRLSRASKSSSCRARSDDLAV; via the coding sequence ATGGGTGACTGGAGCTTTCTGGGGAGACTGTTAGAGAATGCGCAGGAGCACTCCACGGTTATTGGCAAGGTTTGGCTGACGGTACTGTTTATCTTCAGGATCTtggtgctgggggctgctgctgaggaggtCTGGGGAGACGAGCAGTCGGACTTTACATGCAACACTCAGCAACCTGGTTGTGAAAATGTTTGCTATGACAAAGCCTTCCCCATTTCTCACATCCGCTTCTGGGTGCTGCAGATAATTTTTGTCTCCACTCCAACCCTCATCTACCTGGGCCATGTCCTGCACATTGTACGCatggaggagaagaggaaggagaaagaagagctgaaaaagaagggaaacaGCAAAGATGGCAACTACCCAGTAGCAGCAGCATCTGTCAGCGGTGgtggaggaggcagcagtaACGTCAAAGATCAATCTATTGTCAAAAGGGGGAAGGAGAAACTCCCAATCCGTGATGAACGTGGTAGAATTCGTATGGGGGGTGCCTTGCTCCGTACCTATGTCTTCAATATCATATTCAAGACGCTGTTCGAGGTGGGCTTCATTGTGGGCCAATACTTCCTATATGGCTTCGAGCTAAAGCCAGTCTACCAGTGCAGCCGCTCACCTTGTCCACACACTGTGGACTGCTTCATCTCGAGGCCCACTGAAAAGACaatcttcatcatcttcatgtTGGTGGTGGCCTCAGTCTCCCTGCTGCTGAACATGCTTGAGATATATCACTTGGGGTGGAAGAAGCTTAAGCAGGGCATGACGAGTCAGTACATCCTAGAGATGCCTGTTGCAACAATGACGCCAGTTATGGTAACAGGGGAGTCCAAACCTGTTTCCCTGCCGCCGCCAGCACCGCCTGTGGTGGTCACGACTGCCACACCACCCCCTGTTCTGCCTGACACCCGTGCTGTCACACCACTGCTGGCCCCAGTGACCATGGCATCGTACTATGCTACAGGTGCTCCAAGACCACGGCCCCCCTCCAACACGACGTCCATGGCAAGCTACCCTGCTGCTCCACAGGTTCCTGAGGAGAGGCACCGTGCTGTGACTCCCACGCCCATCTCCACTCCCGTCACCATCCCGACCCCCATCCCCACACCCACGCCAGCCGTCATCAACTACTTCAACAGCAGCAGCCGTGCCCTGACGTCCGAGCAGGACTGGGTCAACATGGCAGCTGAGCACCAGGGGAAGGTttcctccagctcagcaggctcCTCTACCCCCAGCAGCGTCCGGCATCCCCTTCCTGAGCAGGAAGAGCcgctggagcagctgcttccacccccagctgtgctgcccatTGCCTCAGCCAACAgcggcagcagcaccagcctgagCGGGGCGAGCGGCAGCAAGTGGGATATGGAGGGCGAGGCAGAGCTGTCGGGGGCACGGCCCGTCTCGGCTGCCTGCACCACGGTGGAGATGCACGAGCCACCGCTGCTCGTAGACACGCGGCGCCTGAGCAGGGCCAGTAAGTcgagcagctgcagggcccgGTCAGACGACCTGGCCGTGTAA